A genomic stretch from Lysobacter ciconiae includes:
- a CDS encoding putative bifunctional diguanylate cyclase/phosphodiesterase produces MNWEGGGGLLPMIDATLPPGSRLHVRARDDRSALAEHGTQSQPDPIAADTHRIELDWDGDEGPSVLVVELPHAMTAAQRTAWMVLARRTIELHLAAEHARARVKELEKSEQLQQALYEIADLAGSSLELADMLERIHGVVARLMYAENFYIVLYDDANQVYRFLYFADQLDPFRPDPAVGIPVDSAPNSLTLALIRHGEAAFGSSEEVRLRLGVPHDSSHGPDSDDWLGVTMRRDDSVVGAIVVQSYDRPGCYGTEEQALLVFVAQHILTALDRHQAREELERRVEERTRALQLSNRDLHSEILERQRAEKLQRALFRIADLSITAETLEIFYAQVHAVVNELLDARNFYIALLSEDGARLEFPYSIDEHDIHRASRLLDSGMTEHVIATGRALLTEPHRMTGFQGRGTVAHCWLGVPLYRNNIVVGVIAVQSYSPEISFTARDQDLLTFVANHISIGLTRKQEQERLVLAHAELEQRVDSRTRELAMANAELLEQIGERLHAEQQLTHQARHDELTGLPNRSQLLDHLGVALSKAHAGVHSHAGEGAGGFAVLFLDLDRFKLINDSVGHSAGDDLLVEAGRRIVAAAREHDLVARLGGDEFAVLVNDIEGVHVATSLAQRVLHSLGQAYWIAGREVFPAASVGIAMWQPRYHSATDLLRDADAAMYRAKASGRDRWAVFDEDMREEASRILDLEADLRRAINGDNFIPYYQPIVSLDGHHVVGHEALLRWRHPTRGLLAPGEFIGLGEDNGLIEEVDWLMYAQVITRLSRGVEGYVSVNVSPRHFRSADFADRLMRLIHNAGANPHQLRIEITEVALFDDIGRTLSTLHTLRSHGVLAQLDDFGTGYSALSCLHRFPIECLKIDRSFVAGLTGEKQAESIAVVRAIQALAGTLGIHTIGEGIETEAQRDILFELGCQRGQGYLLGRPAAQMQQPELIASLEPVE; encoded by the coding sequence GTGAATTGGGAGGGAGGCGGCGGGTTGCTGCCGATGATCGATGCCACCCTGCCGCCGGGGTCGCGGCTTCACGTGCGTGCGCGCGATGACCGGTCCGCGCTTGCGGAACACGGGACGCAATCACAACCGGATCCGATCGCCGCCGACACCCATCGCATCGAACTGGACTGGGACGGCGATGAGGGCCCGTCGGTGCTGGTGGTTGAGCTGCCGCACGCCATGACCGCCGCCCAGCGCACGGCGTGGATGGTGCTGGCCCGGCGCACCATCGAGCTGCACCTGGCGGCCGAGCACGCCCGCGCCCGGGTCAAGGAACTGGAGAAATCCGAGCAGCTGCAGCAGGCGCTGTACGAGATCGCCGATCTGGCCGGCTCCAGCCTGGAACTGGCCGACATGCTGGAGCGCATCCACGGCGTGGTGGCCCGGCTGATGTACGCGGAAAACTTCTACATCGTGCTGTACGACGATGCCAACCAGGTCTACCGGTTCCTCTATTTCGCCGACCAGCTGGATCCGTTCCGGCCCGACCCGGCGGTCGGCATACCCGTCGACAGCGCGCCCAACAGCCTGACCCTGGCGTTGATCCGCCACGGCGAGGCGGCGTTCGGGTCCTCCGAAGAAGTGCGCCTGCGCCTGGGCGTGCCGCACGACTCGAGCCACGGCCCCGACAGCGACGACTGGCTGGGGGTGACCATGCGCCGCGACGACAGCGTCGTCGGAGCGATCGTGGTGCAAAGCTACGACCGCCCCGGTTGCTACGGGACCGAGGAACAGGCGTTGCTGGTGTTCGTCGCCCAGCACATCCTGACCGCGCTGGACCGCCACCAGGCCCGCGAGGAGCTGGAGCGGCGCGTGGAGGAGCGCACCCGCGCCCTGCAGCTGAGCAACCGCGACCTGCACTCGGAGATCCTCGAGCGCCAGCGCGCGGAGAAGCTGCAACGCGCCCTGTTCCGGATCGCCGACCTGTCAATCACCGCCGAGACGCTGGAGATCTTCTACGCCCAGGTGCACGCGGTGGTGAACGAGCTGCTGGACGCGCGCAACTTCTATATCGCGCTGCTCTCGGAAGACGGCGCGCGCCTGGAATTTCCGTACTCGATCGACGAGCACGACATCCACCGGGCCAGTCGCCTGCTCGATTCGGGGATGACCGAGCACGTCATCGCCACGGGCCGCGCGCTGCTGACCGAGCCGCACCGCATGACCGGCTTCCAGGGCCGCGGCACCGTCGCCCATTGCTGGCTCGGCGTGCCGCTGTACCGCAACAACATCGTGGTCGGCGTCATTGCCGTGCAGAGCTATTCGCCGGAGATCAGCTTCACCGCCCGCGACCAGGACCTGCTGACCTTCGTGGCCAACCACATCAGCATCGGCTTGACCCGCAAGCAGGAGCAGGAACGGCTGGTGCTGGCGCACGCCGAGCTGGAGCAGCGGGTGGACTCGCGCACGCGCGAACTGGCCATGGCCAATGCCGAGCTGCTGGAGCAGATCGGCGAGCGCCTGCACGCCGAGCAGCAGCTGACCCACCAGGCGCGCCACGACGAGCTGACCGGCCTGCCCAATCGCAGCCAGTTGCTCGACCACCTCGGCGTGGCGCTGAGCAAGGCCCACGCCGGCGTGCACTCCCACGCCGGCGAGGGCGCGGGCGGTTTCGCGGTGCTGTTCCTGGACCTGGACCGGTTCAAGCTGATCAACGACAGCGTGGGCCACTCCGCCGGCGACGACCTGCTGGTGGAGGCCGGCCGGCGCATCGTCGCTGCCGCCCGCGAGCACGACCTGGTCGCGCGACTGGGCGGCGACGAATTCGCCGTGCTGGTCAACGACATAGAAGGCGTGCATGTCGCCACCAGCCTGGCCCAACGCGTGCTGCATTCGCTGGGCCAGGCCTATTGGATCGCCGGGCGCGAGGTGTTTCCGGCCGCCAGCGTCGGCATCGCGATGTGGCAGCCGCGCTATCACAGCGCGACCGACCTGCTGCGCGATGCGGACGCGGCGATGTACCGCGCCAAGGCCAGCGGCCGCGACCGCTGGGCGGTGTTCGACGAGGACATGCGCGAGGAGGCGTCGCGCATCCTCGACCTGGAGGCGGACCTGCGCCGGGCCATCAACGGCGACAACTTCATTCCCTACTACCAGCCGATCGTGAGCCTGGACGGGCACCACGTCGTCGGCCACGAGGCGCTCCTGCGCTGGCGACACCCCACGCGCGGCCTGCTCGCTCCCGGCGAGTTCATCGGCCTGGGCGAGGACAACGGCCTGATCGAGGAAGTCGACTGGCTGATGTACGCGCAGGTGATCACCCGCCTGTCGCGGGGCGTGGAGGGCTACGTGTCGGTCAACGTCTCGCCGCGCCATTTCCGCTCGGCGGATTTCGCCGATCGCCTGATGCGTCTGATCCACAACGCCGGCGCCAACCCGCACCAGTTGCGCATCGAGATCACCGAGGTGGCGCTGTTCGACGACATCGGGCGAACCCTCAGCACCCTGCATACGCTGCGCAGCCACGGCGTGCTGGCCCAGCTGGACGACTTTGGCACCGGTTATTCGGCGCTGTCGTGCCTGCACCGCTTCCCGATTGAATGCCTGAAGATCGACCGCAGCTTCGTGGCCGGGTTGACCGGCGAGAAGCAGGCCGAGAGCATCGCCGTGGTGCGCGCGATCCAGGCGCTGGCCGGCACCTTGGGCATCCACACCATCGGCGAAGGCATCGAGACGGAGGCCCAGCGCGACATCCTGTTCGAGCTGGGCTGCCAGCGCGGCCAGGGTTACCTGCTGGGCCGTCCGGCGGCGCAGATGCAGCAGCCGGAGCTCATCGCGTCGCTTGAGCCGGTTGAGTGA
- a CDS encoding IMPACT family protein: MGDHTLAGRASHEIEVKHSRFLALAAPADSPEAALAFVAEVGDPAATHNCWAYRIGELYRSSDDGEPAGTAGRPILSAIDGQGLDQTVVVVTRWYGGINLGAGGLVRAYGGCAAECLRTARRRPLIEYVECTLQFGFADTGVVHAALAAHGVEKLDERFTAAGAHLRLRLPASRLEELGEQLRDATRDRARLATPAADTDQPR, from the coding sequence ATGGGCGACCACACCCTGGCCGGTCGTGCGAGTCACGAGATCGAGGTCAAGCACAGCCGCTTTCTTGCGCTTGCGGCGCCGGCGGACTCGCCCGAGGCGGCACTGGCTTTCGTGGCCGAGGTCGGCGATCCGGCCGCCACCCACAACTGCTGGGCCTACCGGATCGGTGAGCTGTACCGGTCCAGCGATGACGGCGAGCCGGCTGGCACCGCCGGGCGCCCCATCCTGTCGGCCATCGATGGCCAGGGACTGGACCAGACCGTGGTCGTGGTGACGCGCTGGTACGGCGGCATCAACCTGGGCGCCGGCGGACTGGTCCGCGCCTACGGCGGCTGCGCGGCGGAATGCCTGCGCACCGCGCGGCGGCGTCCGCTGATCGAGTATGTCGAGTGCACGCTCCAGTTCGGTTTCGCCGATACCGGCGTGGTCCACGCGGCACTGGCCGCGCACGGGGTCGAGAAGCTGGACGAGCGGTTCACCGCCGCCGGCGCGCACTTGCGGCTGCGCTTGCCCGCCAGCCGGCTGGAGGAGCTGGGCGAGCAGCTGCGCGATGCAACGCGCGACCGCGCGCGGCTGGCCACCCCCGCCGCGGACACGGACCAGCCACGATGA
- a CDS encoding ABC transporter transmembrane domain-containing protein, with translation MSDTSAAPAPPSDTAVAKPPVGNLKALWPFVSRHRALFAGWLIALACSSAATLSLPVAFKTMIDRGFAQGGGSAIDQAFMLLFAVAVALALATAARFFFVSLLGERVVADLRDRLYSHLIGLDAGFHDRSRSGELVSRLTADAELLRGVIATSMSVALRSVVTFLGSIVMLFVSSPHLAAYALVGIPLAVLPIVVGGRRLKRISRDSQDRVADANTLANETLGAVSTVQAHAREPYELGRFSDALKIAVATARRRIQAQAWVTAIAIVLIFGAITLVLWSGAHDVAEGRMSAGTLGQFVLYAMIGGGSVGSLAEVWNEVQRAAGGMGRIGELLAEESSITAPAHPEPLPAPLRGDIVLDGVTFHYPMRPDHPALENFSLHVHPGETVALVGPSGAGKSTVLSMLLRFHDPAQGSITIDGIDIRRFDPADLRGAIALVPQQPSIFATTARDNIRYGRLEASDADVDAAVEAAHASDFISALPEGLDTELGERGARLSGGQQQRIAIARALLKDAPILLLDEATSALDAQSERAVQQALDTLMEGRTTLVIAHRLATVLKADRIVVMDHGRIVAEGTHDQLLREDGLYADLAKLQFLD, from the coding sequence ATGAGTGACACTTCTGCAGCACCCGCGCCGCCCTCCGACACCGCTGTGGCCAAGCCCCCGGTCGGCAACCTCAAGGCGCTGTGGCCGTTCGTCAGCCGCCACCGCGCCCTGTTTGCCGGCTGGCTGATCGCGCTGGCCTGCTCGTCGGCGGCCACGCTGAGCCTGCCGGTCGCCTTCAAGACCATGATCGACCGTGGCTTCGCCCAGGGCGGCGGCAGCGCGATCGACCAGGCCTTCATGCTGCTTTTCGCGGTCGCGGTCGCCCTCGCACTCGCCACGGCGGCGCGCTTCTTCTTCGTGTCGCTGCTAGGCGAGCGCGTGGTCGCCGACCTGCGCGACCGCCTCTACTCGCACCTGATCGGCCTCGACGCCGGCTTCCACGACCGCAGCCGCAGCGGCGAGCTGGTCTCGCGCCTGACCGCGGACGCGGAACTGCTACGCGGCGTCATCGCCACCAGCATGTCGGTGGCCCTGCGCAGCGTGGTGACCTTCCTGGGCAGCATCGTGATGCTGTTCGTCAGCAGCCCGCACCTGGCGGCGTATGCGCTGGTCGGCATTCCGCTGGCCGTGTTGCCGATCGTGGTCGGCGGACGCCGGCTGAAGCGGATCTCGCGTGACAGCCAGGACCGGGTCGCCGACGCCAACACCCTGGCCAACGAGACCCTCGGCGCGGTGTCCACGGTGCAGGCGCATGCGCGTGAACCCTATGAACTGGGTCGCTTCAGCGACGCGCTGAAGATCGCCGTGGCCACCGCCCGCCGCCGCATCCAGGCGCAGGCCTGGGTGACTGCGATCGCGATCGTGTTGATTTTTGGCGCGATCACCCTGGTGCTGTGGTCGGGCGCGCACGATGTCGCCGAAGGCCGGATGAGCGCCGGCACGCTGGGCCAGTTCGTCCTGTACGCAATGATCGGCGGCGGCTCGGTAGGCTCGCTGGCGGAGGTCTGGAACGAGGTGCAGCGCGCCGCCGGCGGCATGGGCCGTATCGGGGAACTGCTCGCCGAGGAGTCCAGCATCACCGCGCCGGCGCATCCCGAACCGCTGCCCGCGCCGCTGCGTGGCGACATCGTCCTGGACGGGGTCACTTTCCATTACCCGATGCGTCCGGACCACCCGGCTCTGGAGAATTTCAGCCTGCACGTGCATCCCGGAGAGACCGTCGCCCTGGTCGGCCCGTCAGGTGCCGGCAAGAGCACCGTGCTGTCGATGCTGCTGCGCTTCCACGATCCCGCCCAGGGCAGCATCACCATCGACGGCATCGACATCCGCCGTTTCGACCCGGCCGACCTGCGCGGCGCCATTGCGCTGGTGCCGCAGCAACCCAGCATCTTCGCCACCACTGCGCGCGACAACATCCGCTACGGCCGCCTGGAAGCCAGCGACGCCGACGTCGACGCGGCCGTGGAGGCTGCCCACGCCAGCGACTTCATCAGCGCGCTGCCCGAGGGGCTGGACACCGAGCTCGGTGAACGCGGCGCGCGCCTGTCGGGCGGCCAGCAGCAACGCATCGCGATCGCCCGCGCCCTGCTCAAGGACGCGCCGATCCTGCTCCTGGACGAGGCCACCAGCGCGCTGGACGCACAGAGCGAGCGCGCCGTGCAGCAGGCCCTGGACACACTGATGGAGGGTCGCACCACGCTGGTGATCGCACATCGCCTGGCGACGGTGCTCAAGGCCGACCGGATCGTGGTGATGGACCACGGCCGTATCGTCGCCGAAGGCACCCACGACCAGCTGCTGCGCGAGGACGGCCTGTACGCCGACCTGGCCAAGCTGCAGTTTCTGGATTGA
- a CDS encoding MATE family efflux transporter codes for MIVFALPIMAGNAAQSLNGSINAIWVGRFLGEAALTATANANNVMFFLIGAVFGIGMAATILIGQATGAHDNAQARRVMGTSATFFIGLSVILAVTGWFVADPLLRLMDTPAAALPLAESYLKVIFLAMPFIYAFAFVSAALRGVGDSRTPFRFLLLSVVLDVIFNPLLIFGIGPFPEMGIAGSATATVVGQGISLLAMLLYLRRKQHPLWLGRADAHLFRLDLTILRALVVKGVPMGLQMVLISLAMIAMMTMVNAYGIATAAAYGAALQLWTYVQMPAMAIGAACSSIAAQSVGAGDWKRVNATAHTGIGYNFLLTGALIAPLILLDRYSFALFLPDGSDSMAIARHLNHIGVWSFLFFGVTFVVSGVVRATGAVIPPLVILGIALWGVRVPFAEMLQPSMGVDAVWWSFPVSAASAMVMSLAYYRWGRWRSAKMLPTDPREVAIPSEVPACAPSPIADPAPDREVDDLDAAALADRSS; via the coding sequence ATGATCGTCTTCGCGCTGCCGATCATGGCGGGCAACGCGGCGCAGTCGCTGAATGGCTCGATCAATGCGATCTGGGTTGGCCGCTTCCTCGGCGAGGCGGCGCTGACGGCGACCGCCAACGCCAACAACGTAATGTTCTTCCTGATCGGCGCGGTATTCGGAATCGGCATGGCCGCCACGATCCTGATCGGCCAGGCCACCGGCGCCCACGACAATGCCCAGGCGCGCCGGGTGATGGGCACCAGCGCGACGTTCTTCATCGGCCTTTCGGTGATCCTGGCGGTGACCGGATGGTTCGTCGCCGATCCGCTGCTGCGGCTGATGGACACGCCTGCGGCGGCGCTGCCGCTGGCGGAGAGCTACCTGAAGGTGATCTTCCTGGCGATGCCCTTCATCTACGCGTTCGCGTTCGTGTCCGCGGCGCTGCGCGGTGTCGGCGACTCGCGTACCCCGTTCCGCTTCCTGCTGCTGTCGGTGGTGCTGGACGTGATTTTCAACCCGCTGCTGATCTTCGGCATCGGACCGTTCCCGGAGATGGGGATCGCCGGCTCGGCCACCGCAACGGTCGTTGGCCAGGGCATCAGCCTGCTGGCGATGCTGCTGTACCTGCGGCGCAAGCAGCATCCCTTGTGGCTCGGCCGCGCGGACGCCCACCTGTTCCGCCTGGACCTGACCATCCTGCGCGCGCTGGTGGTCAAGGGCGTGCCGATGGGCCTGCAGATGGTGCTGATCTCGCTGGCGATGATCGCGATGATGACCATGGTCAACGCCTACGGCATCGCCACCGCCGCGGCCTACGGAGCGGCGCTGCAGCTGTGGACCTACGTGCAGATGCCGGCGATGGCGATCGGCGCCGCCTGCTCCTCGATTGCCGCCCAGAGCGTCGGTGCCGGCGACTGGAAGCGCGTCAACGCCACCGCGCATACCGGCATCGGCTACAACTTCCTGCTGACCGGCGCCCTGATCGCGCCATTGATCCTGCTGGATCGCTACAGCTTCGCGCTGTTCCTGCCCGACGGCAGCGACTCGATGGCGATCGCCCGCCACCTGAACCACATCGGCGTGTGGTCGTTCCTGTTCTTCGGCGTGACCTTCGTGGTCTCCGGCGTAGTGCGCGCCACCGGCGCCGTGATCCCGCCGCTGGTGATCCTCGGCATCGCCCTGTGGGGCGTCCGCGTGCCGTTTGCGGAAATGCTGCAGCCCTCGATGGGCGTGGACGCGGTGTGGTGGAGTTTCCCGGTGAGTGCCGCCTCGGCGATGGTGATGTCGCTGGCGTACTACCGCTGGGGCCGCTGGCGCAGCGCGAAGATGCTGCCGACCGACCCGCGCGAGGTCGCCATTCCGTCCGAGGTCCCGGCCTGCGCACCGTCACCGATCGCCGACCCCGCTCCGGACCGGGAAGTGGACGACCTGGACGCCGCCGCGCTGGCGGACCGCTCGAGTTGA
- a CDS encoding DUF2946 family protein produces the protein MNSRPLHRWMRHLALAATLALALVPSLGRLAGQPAMPMHTMPAAAAARASSGVMGDAAHASHSGETRGPENPLVTAHGHASTLDAGDRQPPAGNGHHGSDDDCAYCPLLAGTTALPAPGLPAALPMQRDAVRVPAIRTPTLDRHPTGLGSRGPPITA, from the coding sequence ATGAACAGCCGCCCGTTGCACCGCTGGATGCGTCACCTGGCCCTCGCCGCCACCCTGGCGCTGGCCCTGGTACCGAGCCTGGGCCGCCTGGCGGGCCAGCCGGCAATGCCGATGCATACGATGCCTGCCGCCGCGGCGGCGCGTGCCAGCAGCGGCGTCATGGGCGATGCCGCGCATGCCTCCCACAGCGGCGAGACAAGGGGCCCGGAGAACCCCCTCGTCACGGCGCACGGGCATGCCTCCACGCTCGATGCCGGCGATCGCCAGCCGCCTGCCGGCAACGGTCATCACGGCTCCGATGACGACTGCGCGTACTGCCCGCTGCTGGCCGGCACGACCGCCCTTCCCGCCCCCGGGCTCCCTGCCGCGTTGCCCATGCAGCGCGACGCGGTGCGGGTGCCGGCGATCCGAACCCCGACGTTGGATCGGCACCCGACCGGCCTGGGCTCCCGCGGACCGCCGATCACGGCCTGA
- a CDS encoding TonB-dependent copper receptor, protein MFRNARFPSRMPRARSTRLSLAIVTALACLPVHAEVPGDAARTAPAPFDFQQVVVTSARPVSALTFETDPRLPRQPVPASDGADYLKTIPGFTAIRNGGTNGDPVLRGMFGSRLNLLSNDGAMPGACPSRMDNPMSYVSPETYDSLVVVKGPQTVLWGPGASAGTVRFSRDREQFDEPTVKLAGSLLGGSFGRNDQVLDATFGAQPGYARISANRSDSDDYRDGNGNAVGSEWNKWNADLALGWTPDADTVLEATAGVGDGEARYAGRGMDGSQFKRDSYGLRLEKKNLPGALDSIEANVFYNRADHVMDNYSLRRPNPDGAMPMPMASNVERATTGGRAAATWLGESVDVTAGLDVQDSRHRRRSGHGRNTYQLQPWTVDARFRNLGVFAEGTWRADEGQRVIAGLRADRARATDERTTLGKMGRPNPTAGSSRTETLSAGFIRFERDLIDQPVTSYAGLGHTERMPDYWELFSPDMGPVGTPNAFAGVETEKTTQLDVGVQYRSKTWDAWVSAYAGRVDDFILFRYGGAGMMGPMSSVSNVDARIHGGELGVEYRPSTQWTLGGTLAHSWGKNQDAGSALPQMPPLEARLSLGWDDSQWSFGALVRAVAAQDRIALAQGSVVGQDLGPSAGFATFAVNGGYRFNSLAQLTVGVDNVFDRTYSEHLNLAGNADFGYPADPVRINEPGRTAWVKLNLKY, encoded by the coding sequence ATGTTCCGCAATGCCCGTTTCCCCTCCCGCATGCCGCGGGCCCGTTCCACGCGCCTGTCGCTGGCGATCGTGACCGCCTTGGCGTGCCTGCCCGTCCACGCCGAGGTGCCCGGCGACGCGGCCCGGACCGCACCCGCGCCGTTTGATTTCCAGCAGGTCGTGGTGACCTCCGCGCGGCCGGTGTCGGCGCTCACCTTCGAGACCGATCCGCGCCTTCCCCGGCAACCGGTTCCCGCCAGCGACGGCGCCGACTACCTCAAGACCATTCCCGGCTTCACCGCCATCCGCAACGGCGGCACCAACGGCGATCCCGTGCTGCGCGGCATGTTCGGCTCGCGCCTGAACCTGCTCAGCAACGACGGCGCGATGCCCGGCGCCTGCCCGTCGCGGATGGACAACCCGATGTCCTACGTGTCGCCGGAAACCTATGACAGCCTGGTCGTGGTCAAGGGGCCGCAGACCGTCCTGTGGGGACCGGGCGCCTCGGCAGGCACGGTGCGCTTCTCGCGCGACCGCGAGCAGTTCGACGAGCCGACGGTGAAACTCGCCGGCAGCCTGCTGGGCGGCTCATTCGGCCGCAATGACCAGGTGCTCGATGCCACCTTCGGCGCGCAGCCCGGCTACGCGCGCATCAGCGCCAACCGCTCCGACTCCGACGATTACCGCGACGGCAACGGCAACGCCGTGGGCTCGGAGTGGAACAAGTGGAACGCCGACCTCGCCCTGGGCTGGACCCCGGATGCCGATACCGTGCTGGAAGCGACCGCCGGCGTCGGCGACGGCGAGGCACGTTACGCCGGTCGCGGCATGGACGGCTCGCAGTTCAAACGCGACAGCTACGGCCTGCGCCTGGAGAAGAAAAACCTCCCCGGCGCGCTGGACTCCATCGAGGCCAACGTGTTCTACAACCGCGCCGATCACGTCATGGACAACTACAGCCTGCGCCGGCCCAACCCCGATGGTGCGATGCCGATGCCGATGGCCTCCAACGTGGAACGCGCCACCACCGGCGGCCGCGCCGCTGCCACCTGGCTGGGCGAAAGCGTCGATGTCACCGCTGGCCTCGACGTGCAGGACAGCCGCCACCGCCGCCGCTCGGGACACGGCCGGAACACCTACCAGTTGCAGCCGTGGACGGTGGACGCGCGCTTCCGCAACCTGGGCGTGTTTGCCGAGGGCACCTGGCGTGCCGACGAGGGCCAGCGTGTCATTGCCGGCCTGCGCGCCGACCGCGCGCGGGCGACCGACGAGCGCACCACACTCGGCAAGATGGGCCGGCCCAACCCCACCGCCGGCAGCAGCCGCACCGAAACCCTGTCCGCCGGCTTCATCCGCTTCGAGCGGGACCTGATCGATCAGCCGGTCACCTCGTATGCCGGCCTGGGCCATACCGAACGCATGCCCGACTACTGGGAACTGTTCTCGCCCGATATGGGCCCGGTCGGCACGCCCAACGCCTTCGCGGGGGTGGAGACGGAAAAGACCACGCAGCTCGACGTCGGCGTGCAGTACCGCAGCAAGACCTGGGATGCCTGGGTGTCCGCCTATGCCGGCCGGGTCGACGACTTCATCCTGTTCCGCTACGGCGGCGCCGGGATGATGGGACCGATGTCCTCGGTGTCCAACGTGGACGCGCGCATCCACGGCGGCGAACTGGGCGTGGAGTACCGGCCGTCCACGCAGTGGACCCTGGGTGGCACGCTCGCCCATTCCTGGGGCAAGAACCAGGACGCCGGCTCCGCCCTGCCGCAGATGCCACCGCTGGAAGCGCGCCTGTCGCTGGGCTGGGACGACAGCCAGTGGTCGTTCGGGGCGCTGGTACGCGCGGTCGCTGCGCAGGACCGCATCGCGTTGGCCCAGGGCAGCGTGGTCGGCCAGGACCTCGGGCCGAGCGCGGGGTTTGCGACCTTCGCGGTCAACGGTGGATACCGCTTCAACAGCCTAGCCCAGCTGACGGTCGGCGTGGACAACGTGTTTGACCGCACCTACAGCGAGCACCTGAACCTGGCCGGCAACGCCGACTTCGGCTATCCGGCCGATCCGGTGCGCATCAACGAGCCCGGACGCACGGCCTGGGTCAAGCTCAACCTGAAGTACTGA
- a CDS encoding acyl-CoA dehydrogenase family protein: MEPLPQAQEPAAPFETHRVDNQSPPFGPRDLWRDDAVLREALARELSLLQPQPEPGSLEEGRQAVASYAVLAGGPALEWADDAHRDRPRLLSHDRFGHRIDRVAFHPAYHSLMDAAIRHGVAGWSWRHDHPGGHVVRAALSYLHHQVEPGTSCPLTMTHAAVPVLRREPALAQWAEKAAAPLYDPLEVPVADKAGVTIGMGMTEKQGGSDVRANTTVATPLADGSGYRLVGHKWFLSAPMSDGFLMLAQAPGGLGCFLMPRVLEDGSKNAFRLIRLKDKLGDWSNASSEIELCGALAFPVGAEGRGVATILEMVMLTRLDCLLGGAAQMRMALARAIHHCRHRHAFGKRLLGQPLMANVLADLAVEAEAALVLAMRIARAVDAAERDPAEAALARIGTAVGKYWVCRRAPAFVNEAQECLGGNGYIEESLMPRLYRQAPLNSIWEGSGNIQCLDVLRALQREPETGAAVWAELVAAGEGGSGYAQAIEHLRAALTEGAAVEPAQARGFVERLALALQASLLLRAGSPAAQAFCRSRLGGEHGLAMGTLPAGVPVDALIERALPAGLSTSG, translated from the coding sequence ATGGAGCCGTTGCCGCAGGCGCAGGAGCCCGCTGCGCCGTTTGAGACCCACCGGGTGGACAACCAGTCGCCGCCATTCGGCCCGCGTGATCTGTGGCGTGATGACGCCGTGCTGCGCGAGGCACTGGCGCGGGAGTTGTCGCTTCTACAGCCGCAGCCTGAGCCGGGATCACTCGAGGAGGGTCGGCAGGCCGTCGCGAGCTACGCCGTGCTCGCCGGCGGTCCGGCTTTGGAGTGGGCCGACGACGCCCACCGTGACCGCCCGCGGCTGCTCAGCCACGACCGCTTCGGCCACCGGATCGACCGCGTCGCATTCCATCCGGCCTACCACTCGCTGATGGATGCGGCGATCCGCCACGGCGTCGCCGGCTGGTCCTGGCGCCACGATCATCCCGGCGGCCACGTGGTGCGTGCCGCGTTGAGCTACCTGCACCACCAGGTCGAGCCGGGCACGAGTTGTCCGCTGACAATGACCCACGCGGCGGTGCCGGTGCTGCGACGCGAGCCGGCGCTGGCGCAATGGGCCGAGAAGGCGGCCGCGCCGCTGTACGACCCGCTCGAGGTCCCGGTCGCCGACAAGGCCGGCGTCACCATCGGCATGGGCATGACCGAGAAACAGGGCGGCAGCGACGTGCGTGCCAACACCACCGTGGCGACGCCGTTGGCGGACGGGAGCGGCTACCGTCTGGTCGGCCACAAGTGGTTCCTGTCGGCACCTATGAGCGACGGCTTCCTGATGCTGGCGCAGGCGCCGGGTGGGCTCGGCTGTTTTCTGATGCCGCGCGTCCTGGAGGACGGCAGCAAAAATGCGTTCCGGTTGATCCGGCTGAAGGACAAGCTGGGTGACTGGTCGAACGCCTCCTCGGAGATCGAATTGTGCGGCGCGCTGGCGTTTCCGGTCGGCGCCGAAGGGCGCGGCGTTGCCACGATCCTGGAAATGGTGATGCTGACCCGGCTGGACTGCCTGCTCGGCGGGGCAGCGCAGATGCGCATGGCGCTGGCCCGGGCGATCCACCACTGCCGACACCGTCATGCTTTCGGCAAGCGCCTGCTTGGGCAGCCCTTGATGGCGAATGTGCTGGCCGACCTGGCCGTGGAGGCCGAGGCGGCGCTGGTGTTGGCCATGCGGATAGCGCGCGCGGTCGATGCTGCCGAGCGCGACCCGGCCGAGGCCGCGCTGGCCAGGATCGGTACGGCCGTGGGCAAGTACTGGGTCTGCCGACGTGCGCCGGCATTCGTCAACGAGGCGCAGGAGTGTCTGGGTGGCAACGGCTACATCGAGGAGTCGCTCATGCCGCGCCTGTATCGGCAGGCGCCGTTGAACTCGATCTGGGAAGGCAGCGGCAACATCCAGTGCCTGGACGTGCTGCGGGCGCTGCAGCGCGAGCCCGAAACCGGCGCTGCCGTGTGGGCGGAACTGGTCGCTGCAGGCGAGGGTGGCAGCGGGTACGCGCAGGCCATCGAACACCTGCGCGCCGCGCTTACCGAAGGGGCAGCGGTGGAGCCCGCCCAGGCGCGCGGGTTCGTGGAGCGCCTCGCCCTGGCGCTGCAGGCCTCACTGCTGCTTCGAGCCGGCAGCCCCGCCGCGCAGGCCTTCTGTCGCAGTCGTCTCGGTGGCGAACACGGCCTGGCCATGGGCACCCTGCCGGCGGGGGTGCCCGTGGACGCGCTGATCGAGCGGGCGCTGCCGGCCGGGCTCAGTACTTCAGGTTGA